CAAGAGTGGGAACAATTGGCCCTTACTTTCATTATGGAAAGCACGTAACCGTGTTTTAAGCACCTCAAAAGAAACCGCATGGCGCGTTCTTAACATCCTAATTGTCTTGATTTCAGCCATAAAATTGACAATATCCAGCTATAAGTAACTCCGGTCGAGGTTATATTATACACAAATTGGGTTTTATGTTAACAGATCGTTTTACTGTCGCTATTGATTTATCACTGTACCGCTTAACATAGTATATGGATCGTAGACAAAATcgttattaaaattattatgtatCAATCATTTTATTTCGCGTAACTTTGTGAACATTCATCGTCGTTTGTTTTCTGAATGAACGTAGCAGCGTTTTCGCCCCTTGTTTCCTGTGCACAAAGTACATAGTTGGTTGCATGGTCGGTGAAATAAAACGTCAATCTACATATCAAACTCCTTAGCAGCACATACAGACTCTCTACGATGCGAACTTGGTTTCTCTAGAAGAAGAAGCCGAGAATTTTGCCTCCCAAATGTTTTCTCCTAGCCTCCTCGTGGTCCATGATGCCGCCAGAGGTGGTGAGCACAACGTAACCAAACTGACGCGAGGGCAACAGATTGTTGGTCCATTTCTCGATGTCGTTGATGGGCACATCGAAGCGGGGCGAGATGACGCCGCACTTGTTTAGCCTACCGGTCAGGTTGACAACGATCTTGCCGGAACGATGATCGTCGACGATCTCGAATTCGCCGATATAGCCATGCTTCATCATCACGGTCAGGAACTTGATGATCACCTTGGAGCAGGGACGCAGCAGCACCTGCCGCTTGCCACGCTTCTCGGCGTTGTTTATGCACTTCAAGGCATCGGCCAATACGTTCATACGCACCATGGCTGCAAAATGTTCGGGAACACAATTAGTCAAGAGGCAATAatcacagaaaaaaaaagatgatgTCTTGGGCTTTAATCGAAAGTGCAGACTTTGCCACCCCCATTGCTCTATAAAATCAGTCTACAAAACCAAGCAAAACGTGCTCAGAGCCTactaaaaaaaagtatctcACTAAATTGCATATAACTACTATATAAGTAGTACTATGAGGTTGGCTAACAAAGCTTAAGCCctattaaatgaaaaactaactTGAAAAGTACGTAAAACTATGTGTACTACAAGAACAGATCAATTGACCACCTAAACAAAACATATCAACTTATGGAGCCTATACAAGTGTGGCATATGACTTATTGGAAAAAGGTTTCCCTAACACATATGAACCATTATGAGCATAATAAAGTATTCAATAAAAGTGGCTACTATTATAATACTCTAGATTTCTGGAGGGCAGGAGGCGTGGCGCCTTTTCGGAAATTCACGCGGACAGACGACGAATCgttttttaatattgattATGATTTTTAACAGTTTTTTACTTCACTTTTTAAATCAGCGAGGAACGGAACattgaataaaaaaagaagcagAAACAGCAAGTAAAACACGTGCAAAatagcaaagaaaaaaaaatgatactGTCTGTGTTTCtgcggctgtgtgtgtgtgcgtacaAGTGGCTGTAAACAACAACTATTTCGGGTAAGTTTACCAACTAAACTGcgtaaaaatttgtttaatttagccGGTTTTCGGTCGTGCATTCGATTCAACTGAATGCCCAACTTTTTGCCACAATTTAAAGCCGctcacacccacccacacatgCACAACAACACTGTGCCACACACTTTGGCCAATTTTTCACTTCATATTCGTttgcacattaaaaaaattataaccaaaaaaatacatatatatagcgCATGTAGCGAGGCATTTCATGCATTGTTTACACGGTAAACTGATCAGTTTTGGCACATTGGCccacagtaaaaaaaaatgggtaataaaaaaaacggAGTTGGGTGGATTTGCACATGTTTCGGCCGGCGATCGCCGCCAATCTAATCTGGCTGAATTTTCGCGCTTAAAACGGGTCCAATGGAAGCGGCATTTACCTGGATTTGTTTGCAAAAACTGTTTTACACGACCGCTGCAAATAGAGGAAATAAAAGAGagttaaatacaattttgttGAACAAAACTCGGAGTACACGTACTCACGCAAACGtgaaaaagggaaaagaaaGGGAAACGGAAGGAAAAAGACGCAGAACAGTGTGGCCGCGTTTGTCGAATGTGTCTACGCTCAACGTGCCTATCGATAGTTAGCCGGACGCAGGCCGCGGTTGCTGGCTTGACTAAAATCGCTTCCAATTATTTGGAGCCCAACTGCCACTATGCATGTGAATAGACTTGAACGGCTTCAGAAGTAATCTTTGATATTTCTCTGATCCCCCCGAGCATCATGATCCCGTCTATATTTTTCTGCGTAGCCAGACTAAGGACCGATGTTTCCATTGgcgtaaaaaaataaataaaaaaaaaacagcaggcCTTAAGTGATAATTAAACGCTTTATTAAcataacaatttatttatatttaaatttattttaatttgtttcaatatttcgccatatttgtatgtgtattttaCGTCTCTAGAGTTGCACTAACATGATTTCAAGGGGTAAGAGCCTTGGTTTGGcaataaaacagaaaataaagtAATGATTGGTCCATTGAAACACAATTAAATACAAGTTGATTAAAGCACAAGTTTTAAAGTAGTTTCACATTGAAATAACGAATTTTGTGATACTATCCGTGTTTCAAACTATTATCTTAATACTATCGAATGGTCCTCCTATCGATATACAACGGTTCTTTTAGCCGGTAAAGCGTTGCTGTCAGCAGTTTTGCACCATTGAGGGATTTTTGTGGTCGCTTCAGACGGTCATACTAATtattcataaataaacaagaatgGCAAAACAGTAAgtaatttgttaaaaataaacaatttgagCAGTTTTTTAAGGACCCGTTTCAACACCGTGCAGATATGGCCTTATTTTACCCGGCCAACAGAAGAAAGTACCTCTAAAACGAGTCGAAAGGCCCTCCATCTTCGACGAGAACAGCGACTCCGAGACCGATGATGACCCAGCTGCTCCTCAATTTCAGCCAAGAACCGGCGGCGTATCCATGGGTCCTAGTCTAATGGAACGCCGCGTGGCCCGCCGGCAGCAGGAGAAGGCCCTGGCCGAGGATCCAACCATATTCCAGTACGACGAGCTGTACGATGACATGGACAGCAAACGCGAGGAGGCCAAGCAGACGAAGAGCCAGGAGCCGCGGAAACCAAAGTACATTGGCCGGCTGATGGAGCATGCCGAGCGCAGAAAGCTGGAGAAGGAGCTGCGCATCGAACGGCAGGTGCAGAAGGATCGCGAAGCCGAGGGCGAGATGTATAAGGACAAGGACACCTACGTGACTGCCGCCTACCGCAAGAAGCTCGAGTCCATACGCCAgatgcaggagcaggagcagcgtGATGAGTACCTCGAGGCCATTGGCGATGTGACCAAGCAAAAGGATCTGGACGGCTTCTATCGCCATCTATACGAACAAAAGTTGGGCGGTCCCGCCCAGCAGGATGTCGTCAAGC
The DNA window shown above is from Drosophila melanogaster chromosome X and carries:
- the RpS15Aa gene encoding ribosomal protein S15Aa, isoform C: MVRMNVLADALKCINNAEKRGKRQVLLRPCSKVIIKFLTVMMKHGYIGEFEIVDDHRSGKIVVNLTGRLNKCGVISPRFDVPINDIEKWTNNLLPSRQFGYVVLTTSGGIMDHEEARRKHLGGKILGFFF
- the CG15747 gene encoding uncharacterized protein, isoform A yields the protein MAKQYGLILPGQQKKVPLKRVERPSIFDENSDSETDDDPAAPQFQPRTGGVSMGPSLMERRVARRQQEKALAEDPTIFQYDELYDDMDSKREEAKQTKSQEPRKPKYIGRLMEHAERRKLEKELRIERQVQKDREAEGEMYKDKDTYVTAAYRKKLESIRQMQEQEQRDEYLEAIGDVTKQKDLDGFYRHLYEQKLGGPAQQDVVKPKTAPTTDEVAYKPIKAEAVKHRSYRRRRPSEDEEEQTKSKSDAASDATKSTDQTESIPAQAHLTNNIDADSDFSIDDSSDEEDEKENEKEKNKLSQIKKEDKDKAPESSEPVKPKEPEASQQSPTKKDDSNAEVNEKDLPVPRVTKPPVDRTLFWRKRTVGEVLAAALARYEERKRARLQ